The Thermococcus sp. MV5 genome includes a window with the following:
- a CDS encoding alkaline phosphatase family protein, which translates to MTKVLVIGFDGADWELIFNWANEEKLPNFKKLKEQGIFGPLESTIPPITPPAWTSMTTGKKPEKHGIPGFIKMKYTSNGWSKSMYTSKDKISKELWDYIEKSVVVNVPITYPPRKINGIMVTGMLTPSTDSEFTYPSEFKSELLEKIPDYIIELDWAKYRGKERKFIERLYVMTKKRVDLFWYLFNNKPWKLMFFVFVGPDRIQHIFWGTKELEEYWKYLDNFLGEVITKAEKENIHLFVVSDHGFCGVERVIHINNVLLDLGFLKLQSSNNSNAISGHSLSYKIIKGVTRVYLKLPDKIRELLRPITNKVYTPPKFDLENSVAFCISEGSFGGIYINPNLSLEEKEVVISKIKSVLEDIVDEKTKKRPIYKVFRREELYEEASPDKYYPDLIVIPSEGYDIGEYNPIGTLTDISFKNGDHRLYGIFFAYGPGIKKGYKIENAKIYDIAPTILHIFGLPIPNDMDGRVLMEIFEEDSEFAKRKPKYVDPSYYEKKQEDEKLKKAIKNLKLKGKI; encoded by the coding sequence ATGACCAAAGTTCTTGTTATTGGATTTGATGGTGCCGATTGGGAACTCATCTTTAATTGGGCAAATGAAGAAAAACTTCCAAATTTTAAGAAACTAAAAGAACAAGGGATATTTGGACCTTTAGAAAGCACTATTCCACCAATAACACCTCCAGCATGGACTTCCATGACAACAGGAAAAAAACCTGAAAAACATGGAATTCCAGGATTTATTAAGATGAAGTATACTTCTAATGGATGGAGCAAATCGATGTATACTTCAAAAGACAAAATATCAAAAGAGCTGTGGGATTATATTGAAAAATCGGTTGTTGTTAATGTTCCTATTACATATCCCCCACGCAAAATAAATGGAATCATGGTTACAGGTATGCTAACTCCTTCTACAGATTCAGAATTCACATACCCATCAGAATTTAAGAGTGAGTTATTAGAAAAAATTCCTGACTACATAATAGAATTAGACTGGGCAAAATATAGAGGAAAAGAGAGGAAGTTTATAGAGCGTTTATACGTTATGACAAAAAAGAGAGTAGACTTGTTTTGGTATCTTTTTAATAATAAACCATGGAAATTAATGTTTTTTGTATTTGTTGGCCCAGATAGAATTCAGCATATATTTTGGGGAACTAAGGAGTTAGAGGAATATTGGAAATATTTGGACAACTTCTTAGGAGAAGTTATAACTAAGGCTGAAAAAGAGAATATACATTTATTTGTTGTTTCGGATCATGGTTTTTGCGGTGTAGAACGTGTTATACATATAAACAACGTTTTGCTAGATTTAGGATTCCTAAAACTACAATCGTCTAACAATTCAAATGCTATATCTGGCCACTCATTATCATACAAGATTATTAAGGGTGTAACTAGAGTGTATCTAAAACTACCCGACAAAATCAGAGAATTGTTAAGGCCAATTACTAATAAGGTTTACACTCCTCCAAAATTTGACTTAGAGAACTCAGTGGCATTTTGTATTTCTGAAGGATCCTTTGGAGGCATATATATAAATCCAAATCTCTCGCTGGAAGAAAAAGAAGTAGTAATCTCAAAGATTAAAAGTGTCTTAGAGGACATAGTAGACGAGAAGACCAAAAAGAGGCCAATATACAAAGTTTTTAGAAGGGAGGAGTTATATGAAGAAGCTTCACCAGATAAATATTATCCGGATTTAATTGTAATTCCGTCTGAAGGGTATGATATTGGAGAATATAACCCGATTGGTACCCTAACTGATATTTCATTTAAAAATGGAGACCATAGACTCTACGGCATCTTTTTTGCATATGGCCCAGGAATTAAAAAAGGCTACAAAATCGAAAATGCAAAAATCTACGACATTGCACCAACAATCCTTCACATCTTTGGCTTGCCAATACCAAATGATATGGATGGAAGAGTGTTAATGGAAATTTTTGAAGAAGACTCAGAATTTGCAAAGAGAAAACCAAAATATGTTGACCCGAGCTACTACGAGAAAAAACAAGAAGATGAAAAACTCAAAAAAGCAATCAAAAACCTAAAACTCAAAGGCAAAATTTAG